The Leishmania braziliensis MHOM/BR/75/M2904 complete genome, chromosome 24 DNA window TTGGTGAGTGTAGGTGCCGTTTGGTGGATGCATAGAGACGCTTAAAAGGGTAAAGTAAGAAAAGGGGCACGAGAGGCGTGCGCGAGAGAAACCACTGCGAGCTCCCACTCTCGCTGTCAGGCCACTCTCTGGTGGGCGTGACCGTGTTCCGCTTTTCGAGGCGTTTTGGTTTTGAATTCGACAGCCTCTATCGAacgttctccttctcttccacagCACGCGCGCCTGCCAGAGCGCGACGTTGGGGGGTACACTGTATCATTATAGTCGGCCACTTTGCGGTTGTATCTTTAGTCGGTCTTTCCATCCTCCGCTCGCCTCTTTCATCTTTGCTTATCTCTTCTTGCCACTCTGgcaccgctctctctctgttttccaCTCCGTATGCGCGCCTCGTACCGGGACACCTCTCCCGTGGCAGCTGTGTCCTTCTTCTCACCGCATTTTTCGCGAAGCAGCGCTCATGTCTGAAGGGGAAGTCCAGGCGGAGTGGTCAGAGCTGCCGCTTGACACACGGGTGCTCGAGGCCTTGAAAGACCTCGCGTGGAGGAAGCCGACTGCCGTCCAaagcgcgtgtgtgccacTGGCCCTCAAAGGCAAAGACATCTCCATCCAGTCCCACACTGGCTCTGGTAAGACCGGCGCCTTCGTCATTCCAGCTGTGCAGCGCATCATCACGGAGCGGGAGCAGTGCGGCAGTGGCCGGGTGCTCCCCAGCCCACGCGTCCTCATTCTCGTTCCGTCGGTCGAGCTGTGCGAACAGACGGCTGAGGCAACGGAGGTGATAGCCAAGTATGTACATCCCCGGCTGGTCATCGACAACCTGACGTCCGGCGGTGACGTGACGGCGAGACGCATCCAGTCTGCCCACATAATTATTTCAACAGCGGCCCTTCTGGGAAAGggctgcagccacggcaCTGTGACGGCTGACACACTTAAGCACGTGCGCTTTTTCGTCCTCGACGAGGCCGACGTGGTGGCCTCGATGGCGGAGCGATCTCTGCGCACGGTGCAGTCCCTGCTGCCACCGAACATGCAGGTTATTCTAGCCTCCGCCACCCTAACCAAaggtgttgctgccgttAAGGGCCAACTGCTGCGGCATCCGGTCAACGTGGTGCTGACATCGGAGGACGTGGAGGAGTTGGTGCCTGGCGATATCAAGGACAGCGCGGCCTCGCAGCAGGGCCCGGTTGTCGAGTCCCGTGTCACAGTGAGAGATCCACTGAAGAAGACGCTGCACCAATACTACCTGGTGGCCACGGACGAATGCCACAGTCACACGCTTCTCTTTGGTCTCTATCGCATGGCCCTCATCACCGGCAAGACACTTATCTTTGTGAACGATGATGAGCAAACGTATCGCCTTCAGAATTTCCTGGAGCAGTTGGGCGTGGCAACGCTTGCCTACGACGCAAACCTCCCCGTCAACGTGCGCTTTGACACTCTACGTCGCTTCCAAAGTGGCGCGGTGTCCACGCTCGTGTGCACCGATGGCACACTGGAGAAAGCAATGCAGCTGCAGATGTCGTTGGAGGAGCCGCAGCCAGGTGGGAGGGCCTCAACCGGCAAGTTGGCGGCGTCATCGCGGCGTCGGTCGCGACCAACTCCTgcctgcggcggcggccttgcgAACGACGAGGCTCCCTCGGCGTTACACCGCGGCATTGACTTTACACACGTACGCAACGTAATTCTGTTTGACGGTGTGGAGGCGACTGACCCGATTGCCTTGTCTCGTTACACCCACCGCATCGGCCGTGCTGGCCGCGCCGGCGAGGAGGGAGTATCCATTGCGATCTTCACCGTGCCGAAGGCCCGCAAGTACCTCCGCCCACTCCAGGAGTACTGCAGAGGGCGCGGCGATGCCATTCAGCCGTTTCGGCAGATGCAGCGAGCTGAGGTGGCTAAACTGCAGTACCGCGTGGACAGCGTGTTGGGCAACATCACGCGCACCTCGACGCGCAAGATGCGCGTTGCCTCCGTCGCCGCGGAGCTGAGTCGTAGCTCGTACCTGTCAAACTACCTGTCGCAGAAGGATACGGATGCCCTGCAGCGAGTCATGCAGCGGTCCTCAAAGAGGGTTAGGGTGGAGCGCAACATCCTCGAGGTGCCCGAGTACATGCATTTGCCGACCGCGGACGACGTAGCCACCTACCGGAAGCGTGTGCGAGCCAGTCAGACGCAGTCAAACCGTCTGCGCAACGCGACTCACAAGGCCACTGCGGACCCGCTGAAGGCAGTGGTGTCTAAGCTGCGCTCCTCCAAGCGCAAGACATAAAGCGATAACCACGAAAAACCGAAGGTGGAGAGTACGCACACCGCACTGTATgtgggaggaagagagagggagcgggtAAGACGTGGTGCCCTGTGTGCTTGTATCTCTGCATGTATGACTCGACAACACGGCTGCCAGTGGCTGGTTGTATGGGAAAGGGGTCTACAGCTCTTTTCGTACATCTTTTCAAGGGAGTTGCGGAGGTGGGCCGAGCAATCTGCTCACTCTGTACGGCGAAgtgcctttctttcctcctgtCACCTCTCTTCACTTGTGCACCGTGACAGCGTCTCTTTGAGCCTGCTACCCcgtccccccttcccatcagcacgtgtgtgtgtgggggggtggAGGCTACTGTCCTTGTTGTTCGATTAACTGGCACATTACGTGATTTAACTTCATCATCTCAACACCTGCAACCGCCTCGTCTCCACTTTCTGCTAGTGGTGTGTGTTTCGGCGTTCTCGATGCTCCTCAACCAATGAAGGAGGCCGAGACGAGCGCattccttctccttccccctcgcCAACTTCATGGGTCTCTGTGGGTCACAGGCACCGTAACGGGCGCTCTGAAGTCGAGGCTTCCCGGGTGCGTAATGCGGGCGCCTATGCTGGTAGGAGCTGCCCTGTGCTTGAAGCACCACCCGCGCCTcatgcgcctctcttctgcgtCTTCTCCACGTGCGCCATTTCAACCACGTCTTTTTGCCACgcccgccgcctccttcgtTGTTCTCGCATTTTCACGGCACGCCAAACAACGATGCCGCTAAACATCcgcgcgcacgtgccccAAACACACGTCCACGCACACCCCTTCCGCTCCGCTCGTTCGGCTcttctgccgctgtcgcactgctgccgcgcatcTGGTGAGGGTAGTTCAAGTGCGGTTGAACGAGGCCGTTTCGCACGTGGGCAACAGGCGCGTACA harbors:
- a CDS encoding putative ATP-dependent RNA helicase, encoding MSEGEVQAEWSELPLDTRVLEALKDLAWRKPTAVQSACVPLALKGKDISIQSHTGSGKTGAFVIPAVQRIITEREQCGSGRVLPSPRVLILVPSVELCEQTAEATEVIAKYVHPRLVIDNLTSGGDVTARRIQSAHIIISTAALLGKGCSHGTVTADTLKHVRFFVLDEADVVASMAERSLRTVQSLLPPNMQVILASATLTKGVAAVKGQLLRHPVNVVLTSEDVEELVPGDIKDSAASQQGPVVESRVTVRDPLKKTLHQYYLVATDECHSHTLLFGLYRMALITGKTLIFVNDDEQTYRLQNFLEQLGVATLAYDANLPVNVRFDTLRRFQSGAVSTLVCTDGTLEKAMQLQMSLEEPQPGGRASTGKLAASSRRRSRPTPACGGGLANDEAPSALHRGIDFTHVRNVILFDGVEATDPIALSRYTHRIGRAGRAGEEGVSIAIFTVPKARKYLRPLQEYCRGRGDAIQPFRQMQRAEVAKLQYRVDSVLGNITRTSTRKMRVASVAAELSRSSYLSNYLSQKDTDALQRVMQRSSKRVRVERNILEVPEYMHLPTADDVATYRKRVRASQTQSNRLRNATHKATADPLKAVVSKLRSSKRKT